A genomic window from Qipengyuania oceanensis includes:
- a CDS encoding glycine cleavage system protein R, which produces MAQTRIVLTVTGNDRPGLTSALADAIVAAGGNWQEGHFSRLGGLYVGSVLVELDESKVGQLDEGARALDIGDLRVVASRARDDDGPQGQPFLFELVGADRPGIISQVTAALAKLGANIESLSSHEEAAAWGGERLFRAEVLATLPEGIEPEAAQDALEAISGEIMVDFSFEGG; this is translated from the coding sequence ATGGCTCAGACGCGCATCGTCCTCACCGTTACCGGCAACGACCGGCCGGGCCTGACCTCGGCGCTGGCCGATGCGATCGTCGCGGCGGGCGGCAACTGGCAGGAAGGGCACTTCAGCCGCCTGGGCGGGCTTTACGTCGGCTCGGTGCTGGTCGAGCTGGACGAGAGCAAGGTCGGGCAACTGGACGAGGGTGCCAGGGCGCTCGACATCGGCGACCTGCGCGTGGTGGCAAGCCGGGCGCGTGACGACGATGGGCCGCAGGGCCAGCCGTTCCTGTTCGAACTCGTCGGCGCGGACCGGCCCGGCATCATCAGCCAGGTCACGGCAGCACTGGCGAAACTCGGCGCGAATATCGAGAGCCTGTCGAGCCACGAGGAAGCTGCCGCATGGGGCGGCGAGCGGCTGTTCCGCGCGGAAGTTCTCGCCACCCTGCCCGAAGGGATCGAGCCCGAGGCTGCGCAGGACGCGCTCGAGGCGATCTCGGGCGAGATCATGGTCGACTTCAGTTTCGAAGGCGGTTGA
- a CDS encoding ferritin-like domain-containing protein, with protein MSIFAMLRRRYLDVLGSIYIYNEHRGYTAIDRVLEAVRARSPEDTALIAAIEQHRVDERKHYVMFRRWFELQGRMPLSVDRTFGHIDRFVEIMFRKKIDDLDTQAVIDDDSQFEKLCRVISLTEQRGYKQVEILLDHFMVKSDPVLMKIFRIIKKDEPSHWAPYDGWLQEHGKREPKWWERRVDTFIHSELLFLKLPFLFLNPFIGRRKDWADAGEMETGTVPLAA; from the coding sequence ATGTCGATATTTGCCATGCTCCGCCGCCGCTATCTCGACGTTCTCGGGTCGATCTATATCTACAACGAGCATCGCGGTTACACCGCGATCGACCGGGTGCTGGAAGCCGTCCGTGCCCGCTCGCCCGAGGATACCGCGCTGATCGCCGCCATCGAGCAGCACCGGGTCGACGAGCGCAAGCATTACGTCATGTTCCGCCGCTGGTTCGAACTGCAGGGCCGCATGCCGCTGTCGGTGGACCGGACATTCGGCCACATCGATCGCTTCGTGGAGATCATGTTCCGCAAGAAGATCGACGATCTCGATACGCAGGCGGTGATCGACGACGATAGCCAGTTCGAGAAGCTGTGCCGGGTGATCTCCCTGACCGAACAGCGCGGCTACAAGCAGGTCGAAATCCTGCTCGATCACTTCATGGTCAAGAGCGATCCGGTTCTCATGAAGATCTTCCGCATCATCAAGAAGGACGAGCCGAGCCACTGGGCGCCATATGATGGCTGGCTGCAGGAACACGGCAAGCGCGAGCCCAAGTGGTGGGAGCGCCGCGTGGACACCTTCATCCATTCCGAGCTGCTGTTCCTCAAGCTGCCGTTCCTGTTCCTCAATCCCTTCATCGGCCGCCGCAAGGACTGGGCGGACGCCGGCGAGATGGAAACCGGCACGGTGCCCCTGGCGGCCTGA
- a CDS encoding GtrA family protein, translating into MLVRNTVSSSLSFVVSFVGLWALVTLADMNEVLAAAIGFTGAQMVHYALARGWIFPDSERRMATGFVIFLLNAGLGMAITLGLYAALLEWTSMNYLVARVLVSVFAGLAMFVSNATLNFRKV; encoded by the coding sequence ATGCTCGTGCGCAACACCGTGTCGAGTTCGCTGTCCTTCGTGGTCAGCTTCGTCGGCTTGTGGGCGCTGGTGACGCTTGCCGACATGAACGAGGTGCTGGCCGCGGCGATCGGTTTCACCGGCGCGCAGATGGTCCATTACGCCCTGGCGCGCGGCTGGATATTCCCCGATTCGGAACGCCGGATGGCGACCGGCTTCGTCATCTTCCTGCTCAATGCCGGGCTGGGCATGGCGATCACGCTCGGCCTCTATGCCGCGCTGCTGGAGTGGACGAGCATGAACTACCTCGTCGCCCGCGTGCTGGTATCGGTCTTCGCGGGGCTGGCGATGTTCGTGTCCAACGCGACGCTCAACTTCCGCAAGGTCTGA
- a CDS encoding glycosyltransferase family 4 protein, whose translation MRVALFSGNYNYLREGANRALNRLVDYLERDCGAQVHAYSPVTDTPAFEPAGTLVPVRSVALPKRSEFRLALGLDRRARADLAAFDPQIVHVSTPDILGVRAQTWAIERSIPVVASMHTLFETYLDYYGLGWLRPAAEAHLRRFYRRADHVLAPTEELAQGLAAMRGDGAASVWSRGIDREGFDPRHRDMAWRQSLGIADDEVVVLFFGRLVLEKGIDVFLQAMREAGSRANVRALVVGEGPARELFDRLEGAVLLGHCEGDALGRAVASADIMLTPSTTETFGQVILESMASGLPVISADAANARALIEPGVTGFLCEPRDATGYADVVVTLAGDRARRMAMGAAAREASAAYSWDAASEQVASVYRTLLQRG comes from the coding sequence ATGCGGGTCGCGCTGTTCTCGGGCAATTACAATTACCTTCGCGAAGGCGCCAATCGTGCGCTCAACAGGCTGGTCGATTACCTCGAGCGCGATTGCGGCGCGCAGGTCCACGCCTATTCGCCGGTAACCGATACGCCGGCCTTCGAGCCTGCCGGAACGCTGGTGCCGGTGCGATCGGTGGCCTTGCCGAAGCGCAGCGAGTTTCGCCTGGCGCTGGGGCTGGACCGGAGGGCGCGGGCGGACCTTGCCGCATTCGACCCGCAGATCGTCCATGTCTCCACGCCGGACATCCTCGGCGTGCGCGCCCAGACTTGGGCAATCGAGCGCAGCATTCCGGTCGTCGCGAGCATGCACACCTTGTTCGAGACCTATCTCGATTACTATGGCTTGGGCTGGCTGCGACCCGCCGCCGAAGCGCATCTGCGGCGGTTCTATCGCCGTGCCGACCATGTGCTCGCTCCAACGGAAGAGCTCGCGCAAGGGCTGGCGGCGATGCGCGGCGACGGTGCGGCAAGCGTCTGGAGCCGCGGCATCGACCGCGAGGGCTTCGACCCGCGCCATCGGGACATGGCGTGGCGCCAATCGCTCGGGATTGCCGACGACGAGGTGGTGGTGCTGTTCTTCGGGCGGCTGGTGCTCGAAAAGGGCATCGACGTCTTCCTCCAGGCCATGCGGGAAGCTGGCAGCCGGGCCAATGTCCGGGCGCTGGTCGTGGGCGAGGGCCCGGCACGCGAACTGTTCGATCGGCTTGAGGGTGCTGTGCTGCTCGGTCATTGCGAGGGCGATGCTCTGGGCCGCGCGGTGGCGAGCGCGGACATCATGCTGACGCCGAGCACGACCGAGACGTTCGGCCAGGTGATTCTCGAATCGATGGCGAGCGGCCTGCCGGTCATCAGCGCCGACGCGGCCAATGCCCGCGCGCTGATCGAGCCGGGCGTGACCGGGTTTCTTTGCGAACCGCGCGATGCGACGGGATATGCCGATGTGGTGGTAACGCTTGCCGGGGACCGCGCCCGCCGCATGGCGATGGGAGCAGCCGCGCGCGAGGCAAGCGCGGCCTATTCGTGGGACGCGGCCTCTGAGCAGGTCGCGTCCGTCTATCGCACGCTCCTGCAGCGCGGCTGA
- a CDS encoding LolA family protein: protein MAGAAAIAVPAALFVPSQPVEAAAGDLDKAVAALRGISTMRADFTQTDRSGKSISGVLTLKRPGKIRFQYEKGVPFVVVSNGKSLYLVDYEVKQVERWPISNSPLGALLDPNRDVKRYGKLVPTGNPNVISVEVRDPKRPEFGVITLIFNRDAKAPGGYALTNWVALDAQNNRTTVRLRNQRYGMAVAENTFRFTDPRKSSRR from the coding sequence ATGGCAGGGGCCGCTGCGATTGCCGTGCCGGCAGCGCTCTTCGTTCCATCCCAGCCGGTCGAGGCCGCCGCGGGCGATCTTGACAAGGCGGTTGCCGCCTTGCGCGGCATTTCTACCATGCGGGCCGACTTCACCCAGACCGACCGGTCGGGCAAGTCGATTTCCGGCGTGCTGACGCTGAAGCGCCCGGGCAAGATCCGCTTCCAGTACGAGAAGGGCGTGCCCTTCGTCGTCGTCTCGAACGGCAAGTCGCTCTACCTCGTCGATTACGAGGTCAAGCAGGTCGAACGCTGGCCGATCAGCAATTCGCCGCTCGGCGCGCTGCTCGATCCCAACCGAGACGTGAAGCGTTACGGCAAGCTCGTGCCGACCGGCAATCCGAACGTGATCAGCGTGGAAGTACGCGATCCCAAGCGGCCGGAGTTCGGCGTGATCACGCTGATCTTCAACCGCGATGCCAAGGCTCCGGGCGGCTACGCACTGACCAACTGGGTAGCGCTCGATGCGCAGAACAATCGCACCACCGTGCGACTGCGCAACCAGCGGTACGGTATGGCCGTTGCGGAGAATACTTTCCGCTTCACCGATCCGCGAAAATCGTCTCGTCGCTAG
- the rpmG gene encoding 50S ribosomal protein L33, which translates to MAKPATVKIKLVSTADTGFYYVTKKNPRNITEKMTFRKYDPVVRKHVEFKEAKIK; encoded by the coding sequence ATGGCGAAGCCCGCAACCGTGAAGATCAAGCTGGTCTCGACCGCCGACACCGGCTTCTATTACGTGACCAAGAAGAACCCGCGCAACATCACCGAGAAGATGACCTTCCGGAAGTATGACCCGGTCGTTCGCAAGCACGTCGAATTCAAGGAAGCGAAGATCAAGTAA